The uncultured Methanolobus sp. sequence TGCCTATAGTCAATGTGGTATGCCTTTTGTCATCGCCGGGGAAATAGAAAATTTTCAAGCCCTCTTACTGAGAGATAACAAATTCTTTAAGGATATTGGTATCGATCTGCACCTTGAAACAAAGATTGATTCCATAAATATCGAGGAACGCACCATAACATCTGATGGAGAAAAATATCATTTTGACAAACTGGTCATCGCAACCGGAAGCAAGCCAAAAATACCTTCCAGTATTCCCGGAACCTCTCTTGGAAATATTTTCACACTCCGGACACTTTCTGATGCCATGAAAATAGAGGAAAGCCTCAAAAAAGCATCTTCGGTTGTTATTGTAGGGGGCGGTTCCATTGGTGCTGAACTGGCAGCGGCAATCGTACGAAGGAATATAAACACTGTACTTCTGAACAGAAGTCCTTCGATACTTTCCCACAATGTTGATTCAGATATGGCTGAAGCAGTACAGGAACACCTTGAATCCCTTGGAGTGAATGTGATAACAGGATACGTTCCATCTGCGCTGAACGGTGAAGAGAATGTAAGCTCTGTAACGATAGGTTCCACTGATTTCCCGGCAGATCTTGTGATATTCTCAACTGGAGTCGCACCTGAGAATGAACTGGCAGTAAATGCAGGAATAAATTTAGGTCCGACAGGAGGAATCATAGTTGATGAATATCTGCACCCGTCGATTTCAGGCACATTTAACCCTGACATCTACTGCGGAGGAGAATGCATCGAAGTCCATGACTTCATAACCGAAAAGCCAATGTTAAGCCAGGTAGCAAGCACTGCAAGGAGAATGGCAGGGACCATTACACAGAACCTTACATCAAAACCTTCCAAGTTCGGTCCGATACTAAATCCCTGGGTAGCGGTCATAGGAGACATGCAGGTGGGGACAACCGGGATTACATCCAAAAAAGCGGCAGAAAATGATATCAAAATAGTAACAGGACTTGCAACAGGTTCAACAAGAGCTGAATACTACCCCGGGGGAGGCAGGCTTTTTATCAAACTTATATTCAGCGATGAATACCTGATCGGGGCACAGGTAGTTGGAGAAGAAGGTGTCAAGGAACGTATCGATGCTCTCACACTCGCCATCAAAAAGAAAACAACAGTCCATGATCTTGCAAATATAGAGACCTGCTATGCTCCTCCGGTTTCAACGTTGCAGGACCCCACAGGTTTTGCCGCAAAGGGTGCACTTAAAAAAATGAGAAAAAAGCATGATAGAAATTGACGGTTCATACGGTGAAGGCGGCGGCCAGATTCTCAGGACAGCCGTAGCTCTTTCTGCAATTACCGGAGAGGATATCCATGTAACAAATATACGCCGTAACCGTCCAAAGGAAGGATTAAAACCCCAGCACCTCATATCCATTGAAACTGCCGCAATGTTATGTGATGCCGATATTAAAGGAGTTTTCCCCGGCTCAACTGACATATCCTTCTCTCCATCGGAAATGAAGGGGATCGATGAAACAATTTCCATAGGCACCGCCGGAAGTATTCCGCTTCTCATGCAGGCCATCATGCCCATTGCTTCCTTTGCAAAGGAAAAGACAAAACTACGCATATCCGGCGGGACCGATGTTATGTGGTCTCCTTCCATAGATTACCTCAAGGAAGTAACACTAAAAGCACTAAAAATGTTGGGATACAGAGCAGACATAGCCCTCATTGAACGTGGGTACTATCCAAAAGGAGGAGGAATTGCAGAAATAGAAATTACTCCTTCAAAGTTGAGAGGATTCTATGCTGAACCTGATAATCAGATTGAAGATAAAATCCATGGAATATCACACTGCTCGAATTTACCTGAGCATGTTGCAAAAAGGCAGGCGGAATCAGCAAAGAAGATCATGGAAGAAATTGGAAAAGAAGCTGAGATTAATGTCATCTCAGATAATTTCATTTCTACAGGAAGCAGTATCACTCTGTGGTCAGGACTTGCAGGATCAGTAAGCATAGGCAAAAGAGGGGTACCTGCTGAAAAAGTAGGGGAATATGCAGCTGAGGAAATGCTTGATGAAAAATTGTCCAGAGCTGAAGTTGATGTGCATCTTGCCGACCAGTTGATCCCCTATATGGGACTTGCAGGAGAAGGCTCATTCACAGTAAGGGAAGTCTCAAAGCACTGCCTGACAAATATGCATATAACAGAGAAAATGCTGGGTGTCAGGTTCAGCGTCAATTACAATAACACAACTAAAAGAGGACCGGCAGAAATAACCGTGGAATGAGATCATTCCCCGGATTCTACAACACTGATATACTCTGGAGGAATGCCTCTTGCAAGGACAATGTCGTCGTTAACCATAACGATATCAACTCCTTCCTGCTGTGCTGTCTCTGCATCTATCTCAAGTATTACAGGATTATCGGTATGAATTGACGCAGCTTCCCTTGCCTTGTCAAATGAAGTGCTCATGTGCACATAACACTGCCTGATAGGATAGATCCCGTTATCAAGGAGCATATCCGCCTCTTCCTGGCTTACGCCGTAATACAGGTAGGAAAAACCATTTTCGGGGTAATCTGAGATCAGGTCAACTTCTACTGAGTGGCCGTATCTTGCCCTGATAAAATCGTCATCAATTTCGTAGCGTCCTTTCCTGTCAGACTCAACAAGGGAGATCAGACGCTCCATTGTACCCCACTTATAACGCTTTTTCATGACATCGCAGAGCTGGTTTAGTTCTACCCATCCCTGAGGGTCCATTTCTATGCCCACATCGTCAGGGAAGTGCCTAAGCGCACCGGAAACAAATCTTCCAAGCCTCTCTTCCCGATCATCATCCAGCACATAACGTCCTTCTTCTCCACAGTCAGGGCAAGTTTCTCCCCTGAAATAGCCATGCTCTTTACATTTACGGATCATGATATCTTGCAAATACATCTCATAATTAATATAAGTTATTAAAGTGACGCAAGAACTACCCAAGTCTCTCAAAAAGATAAGAATGATGGATGTTCTAAGTACGTCAGGAAATTATAGTCTGTTTTGAATATTTGAAGACTTTTTCGTTACATTAATTTATCTGAAAGGATACTAAGAGTAGATTAACATAAAAAAGAGAATGGATATTTAAGAGATAATAGACTACCTTAATTCAATTCACATATTATTCCATTCATTATCAGGGTATTATCATGGACGAGATAAACGATATATATGAAAAACTCGGTGGCGTCGTCAGCAAAGATGACTTTACACGCAAAGTGGAAGAAAAAGTAGAGCAGATGAGTGGACTCTGTGACACCAGAACTGCCGCAATGCTGGTTGCACATGACCTTGGTGTCAGCGACACAGACGCAGAGCAGCAGATACAAAAGATATCAGACATAACTTCAAACAGCGGAAACGTAAAGCTCATAGCTAAAGTTATGACCGTTTACCCTGCAAAGGAATTCAACAGAAATGACGGTACAGTTGGCAGGGTTGCAAATCTTATAGTTGCCGACGAGACTGGTTCCATTCGCCTCACATTATGGGATGACAGGGCAGATCTTGTGAAGAACGGTGAGATCGAGGTAGGTCAGGCATTCCAGATCGCAGGATATGTTAAAGAAGGATATTCCGGTGTAGAGGTAAATATCGGTAACAACGGAGTTTTCTGTGAGAGCGATGAAAAGATCGAAGCCCGCATCGAATCAAAGCAAATTAAAGACATCACCAATGGCATGGGTGACATCAACCTTCGCGCCAAGGTACTTGACATCTCTGATATCAGAACATTCAACAAGAGAGATGGCGGAACTGGAAAGGTTGCCAACCTGCTAATTGGCGATGAGACCGGTAAAATAAGAGTGACACTCTGGGATGAGCTTACAGATTTCACACAGCAGGTAGAAATCGACGACTCGGTTGAGATCATCAACGCTTATGCAAGAGAGAATAACTTCAACCAGCAGGTGGAAATGCAGGTTGGAAACCGTGGGACCATAAAAAAAACAGATGAAGAAGTGGAATTCAAGGAAAGCTTCACTCCTATCTCTGACATAATTCCCGGAGAATCATATTCCATTACAGGACAGGTTTCGGGTTTAGGAGAACTCAGGGAATTCACACGAGATGATGGAACAGAAAATATGGTTTCAAACATCTATGTCTCAGATGACAGCGGCAGGATACGTATTGCACTTTGGGGAGAGCATGCATCTCTTGTAGAGGAAGTTGATATCGATACTAATATCGAGATAATAGATGCGTACTCAAAATCCGGTTTCAATGATGAGATCGAACTCAGCGCAGGAAACCGTACAAGAATAAACATCCTTTAATAACTTCAGCAGATTACTATCCGGATAACAGTCAATGTTTATCCGGAATAATACTATTTTTAAAAACAATATCATCAGACTTGTTTTGTGAACATCATTGCATTGTCTGTCTGGACTTTATAATCCACGAACACCTATATATACAATAAAAGTCCAATTTTATTTGGTGGACTATAGGTAATTGATTCCTTTAATCCAGGATTCCGGGGTACTTCTTATGGTCTTGAATGTTCATGATGACATGGAAACCGATGTCTCCATAATGGAGATTGAAAATGAGATGTCGGTCAGGGAAATAATGTCAAAGGATACTTTTGACATTGATGCCACTGCCAGTGTTCTCGATGTTGCAAGCAGAATGGCAGAAAATGGTGCAGGCAGCATTATCGTTACAGCTAATGGTGACAGCATCGGTATCATTACTGAACATGACATTATGGTAAAGACCGTAGCAAGGAACGTACTACCCTCTGAGATGACAGCCGGAGAGATAATGTCATCCCCTATCATAGCAACAAAGCCTACGACAAATATAATCGAGGCTGCTGAAATGATGGTCAAGTCAGACATCAGAAGACTTGCTGTGATGGAAGAAGACAAAATAGTGGGAATGATAACGGACAGGGATATACTAGCCATTGCTCCGGGTCTGAACACTATTCTGGAAGGACTGATAGAACTGCATCATGAGAACAATGTTCATCAGGAACCGGAACTTGAACGTGGCATTTGCCAGCGTTGCGGAGCTCTGGTAGACAGCCTGACGGATGTTAACGGATTGATGCTGTGCGAAGACTGCAAAGAGGAAGAAGGTTACTATGACTAGTTCTAACTGGTCAGCTGATAAGGACACTTTCAAGTTGGTGAAACAAATGTCTGTCCCGATATATACTACAAAAAGAAATGTATCGATCTTCAAAGCAACACCTGTGTTTGATCCGGGGGAAATAATTAGTTCCTGGTATTTCGTGTTTGCTGGATTAACTGTTACTAAAGACAGGCACAGAATAATACCTGCGTTTTAAGAAGAGATTTGCTATACCAGCAGGTAGAAAGCCCTTAACCAGGAGATTGGAATGTCTTTCGCAAAACATCTGTACATTATTACTAAAATATGACAGTAATTTTGCGATGTTATGGAGCACAGTGATTTAATTGGAAGTTAAATATCAGGTCACAAAACTAAGGAAAAAATTCATTTTATCCTGGATAAAAGACCAAAATGCACCATACTCAAGAGCCATAGCCATGCTTTTTGGATTTTTAAACAGCATACATGAAGATGTTGCTGTATCAGTTGACGCTAATTGTTGATAAGGAGGTGAACAGGAAAACCCGATATCAGCGGGAATACCACTTAAGGTGGTAATCAAAAACAATGGACTGGTTCTCTTTGGGAGAGTCCGGGTCCGAATCCATATTTTGGGCAGAGTTGAGATCAAAGAGCAGATAAAGCCATAAGGGCAATCGCTCTTTGCAGAATAGTCATTAGAAATATCCTGCAGGCCTGAATAATTGATGTTCAGGCTTCTAAAAAGGAGGAACAACATGAATGTGAAAGACATTATGAGTTCACCGGTATATACCATAGCACCGGCAGAAACCGTAGCGCATGCAAGAAAACTTATGCTGAAGCATAAGATCAGTACCCTGGTGGTAGCTGAAAAGGAAGAGATGGTTGGTATTGTCACAAAGACAGACCTTGGAAAGAGGCTTGCACAAGCCGAACCAATGTGGAGAAGGAGACCAATCGATAAGATACCGGTAAGCATGGTAATGCACGAGAACCCTATTACGATTTATCCCGGAGCTACACCAGCCCAGGCATGTGAACTCATGATAGAGAATGGAATAAACTCACTTGCTGTTGTGAACAGAGAAGTGCTTGGAATAATAACAGGAACGGACATTATGAAGTATTACTCCGGGCAGGATATTAAAACCAAGGTTTCAGAAGTAATAACAGATGATATAGTGTTTGTTCACAGGCACCACACCATCAATCACGTCATGCATGAAATGGAGGAAAATAAGACTAATTACGTCATTGTAAATGATGATGCTGATGAGGCGGTCGGAATGATCACAACGGCCAGCGTCGCATTCAACCTGATGTCTGATAATGAGGGAAAACTTCCGTCAAAGAACATTAAGATGACAAGACGCTCAACACATGCAGGAGTGAAAGAGCACCGCTACATAAAGGAAGTGCCTCTTGTTGCAGAAGATATCATGACAGAACTCCCACATGTAGTGGACATAAACAACAAGGCAACAAACGCAGCAAGAATAATGCTCTCAGAGCACACAATCGCTCTTCCGGTAGCTAACGGGGATAACATTGTCGGACTCATTAACAGGCGCGATATAATAAGAGCAGTACAGCAGGCATGAGCAGACCATGGAAACAAAACAAAGAAGAGGAATTGAAATGGAAGTAAAGGAAATTATGGCAGAGCCGATGGCCGTAGATAAATCAGATACAATATCCCATGCACTTGACATTATGGACAAGAAGGGAACAAGACGTCTTCTGGTAAAACATAATGGACAGCTGCTTGGAGTACTCACAATGAGAAACCTTACAAAGGAACTTGGAACACGCAAGAAGGGAAGCAAACCTGCTTCATCCCTGCACGTTGCCACGGCAATATCCGATAATTTTGTAAAGGTGCTCCCGGACACAAATGTGGACGATGTTATCACACTCATGGTCAAGAACGGTGGTGTGGTGGTTGTTGTCGAGAATGAGCAGATAGTCGGATGGGTTACACCTAACGAAATACTCAAAAATAATAATTTCACCGGATTTGCCGGAGAGATCATGCAAAAGAGCCCGATTATTGCAGGACCTGCTGACCGTGTCAGCCATGTGAGGAGAATCATGCTGGACAACAATATTGGAAGAGTACCCATTATAGAAGGAGACAAACTTGTGGGAATGATCACTGAAAAGGATATTGCAAAGGCAATGCGTTCTTTCCGTGATCTTGTGGAAGGCAGTAAGCAGGAATCCCGCATAAGGAACCTCATTGTTGAGGATATCATGAAGATGGGAGTTAAAACTGTCTACACAAACACCAGCACAAGTGATGCAGCCAGAATGATGCTCGAAGAGAATCTTGGAGGAATTCCGGTTGTCAAT is a genomic window containing:
- a CDS encoding FAD-dependent oxidoreductase, which produces MSDQKNNDNQKIVIIGGGAVGMAVATSLTRHSNYSVTVFSADVHTAYSQCGMPFVIAGEIENFQALLLRDNKFFKDIGIDLHLETKIDSINIEERTITSDGEKYHFDKLVIATGSKPKIPSSIPGTSLGNIFTLRTLSDAMKIEESLKKASSVVIVGGGSIGAELAAAIVRRNINTVLLNRSPSILSHNVDSDMAEAVQEHLESLGVNVITGYVPSALNGEENVSSVTIGSTDFPADLVIFSTGVAPENELAVNAGINLGPTGGIIVDEYLHPSISGTFNPDIYCGGECIEVHDFITEKPMLSQVASTARRMAGTITQNLTSKPSKFGPILNPWVAVIGDMQVGTTGITSKKAAENDIKIVTGLATGSTRAEYYPGGGRLFIKLIFSDEYLIGAQVVGEEGVKERIDALTLAIKKKTTVHDLANIETCYAPPVSTLQDPTGFAAKGALKKMRKKHDRN
- the rtcA gene encoding RNA 3'-terminal phosphate cyclase, whose translation is MIEIDGSYGEGGGQILRTAVALSAITGEDIHVTNIRRNRPKEGLKPQHLISIETAAMLCDADIKGVFPGSTDISFSPSEMKGIDETISIGTAGSIPLLMQAIMPIASFAKEKTKLRISGGTDVMWSPSIDYLKEVTLKALKMLGYRADIALIERGYYPKGGGIAEIEITPSKLRGFYAEPDNQIEDKIHGISHCSNLPEHVAKRQAESAKKIMEEIGKEAEINVISDNFISTGSSITLWSGLAGSVSIGKRGVPAEKVGEYAAEEMLDEKLSRAEVDVHLADQLIPYMGLAGEGSFTVREVSKHCLTNMHITEKMLGVRFSVNYNNTTKRGPAEITVE
- a CDS encoding RNA 2'-phosphotransferase, with the translated sequence MIRKCKEHGYFRGETCPDCGEEGRYVLDDDREERLGRFVSGALRHFPDDVGIEMDPQGWVELNQLCDVMKKRYKWGTMERLISLVESDRKGRYEIDDDFIRARYGHSVEVDLISDYPENGFSYLYYGVSQEEADMLLDNGIYPIRQCYVHMSTSFDKAREAASIHTDNPVILEIDAETAQQEGVDIVMVNDDIVLARGIPPEYISVVESGE
- a CDS encoding OB-fold nucleic acid binding domain-containing protein (Replication protein A protects and stabilize the intermediate ssDNA that is generated by the unwinding action of a DNA helicase at the replication fork. In addition, SSBs prevent the formation of secondary structures by single-stranded template DNA.); protein product: MDEINDIYEKLGGVVSKDDFTRKVEEKVEQMSGLCDTRTAAMLVAHDLGVSDTDAEQQIQKISDITSNSGNVKLIAKVMTVYPAKEFNRNDGTVGRVANLIVADETGSIRLTLWDDRADLVKNGEIEVGQAFQIAGYVKEGYSGVEVNIGNNGVFCESDEKIEARIESKQIKDITNGMGDINLRAKVLDISDIRTFNKRDGGTGKVANLLIGDETGKIRVTLWDELTDFTQQVEIDDSVEIINAYARENNFNQQVEMQVGNRGTIKKTDEEVEFKESFTPISDIIPGESYSITGQVSGLGELREFTRDDGTENMVSNIYVSDDSGRIRIALWGEHASLVEEVDIDTNIEIIDAYSKSGFNDEIELSAGNRTRINIL
- a CDS encoding CBS domain-containing protein, translated to MVLNVHDDMETDVSIMEIENEMSVREIMSKDTFDIDATASVLDVASRMAENGAGSIIVTANGDSIGIITEHDIMVKTVARNVLPSEMTAGEIMSSPIIATKPTTNIIEAAEMMVKSDIRRLAVMEEDKIVGMITDRDILAIAPGLNTILEGLIELHHENNVHQEPELERGICQRCGALVDSLTDVNGLMLCEDCKEEEGYYD
- a CDS encoding CBS domain-containing protein, whose protein sequence is MNVKDIMSSPVYTIAPAETVAHARKLMLKHKISTLVVAEKEEMVGIVTKTDLGKRLAQAEPMWRRRPIDKIPVSMVMHENPITIYPGATPAQACELMIENGINSLAVVNREVLGIITGTDIMKYYSGQDIKTKVSEVITDDIVFVHRHHTINHVMHEMEENKTNYVIVNDDADEAVGMITTASVAFNLMSDNEGKLPSKNIKMTRRSTHAGVKEHRYIKEVPLVAEDIMTELPHVVDINNKATNAARIMLSEHTIALPVANGDNIVGLINRRDIIRAVQQA
- a CDS encoding CBS domain-containing protein is translated as MEVKEIMAEPMAVDKSDTISHALDIMDKKGTRRLLVKHNGQLLGVLTMRNLTKELGTRKKGSKPASSLHVATAISDNFVKVLPDTNVDDVITLMVKNGGVVVVVENEQIVGWVTPNEILKNNNFTGFAGEIMQKSPIIAGPADRVSHVRRIMLDNNIGRVPIIEGDKLVGMITEKDIAKAMRSFRDLVEGSKQESRIRNLIVEDIMKMGVKTVYTNTSTSDAARMMLEENLGGIPVVNLEGHMVGLITRRSIIRGMAE